In Leptospira koniambonensis, the following proteins share a genomic window:
- a CDS encoding DUF370 domain-containing protein yields MSQFSVLNVGFGNIVMVSKIVGIIHSDSASAKRIRNEAKSNNNLVDATQGKKTRSIIITDSNHLILSNLRVEALTRRIESRDNSIAEEEEEKD; encoded by the coding sequence ATGTCCCAATTTAGCGTCTTGAACGTTGGTTTTGGAAATATAGTTATGGTTTCCAAAATCGTAGGTATCATTCATTCGGATTCAGCTTCTGCAAAAAGGATCCGAAACGAAGCCAAAAGTAATAACAATTTGGTAGACGCGACTCAGGGAAAAAAGACCAGGTCCATTATAATTACAGACTCCAACCATTTGATCCTTTCCAACTTAAGAGTGGAAGCCCTCACAAGAAGGATAGAAAGCAGGGATAATTCTATCGCAGAAGAAGAGGAAGAAAAGGACTGA
- the gmk gene encoding guanylate kinase, whose amino-acid sequence MVLSSVAGGGKSTLIQMIRVKHPDLAFSVSCTTRAPRPGDKEGVTYFFLSKEKFESGIDKGEFLEWAKVHDNYYGTPAIFVNQCMSAGKSVIMDLDVQGAAQVKQKLGKEAITIFILPPNEEEWEKRLRGRGTDSEESILKRIKNGKEELAHKDEFDHIIVNDTLEHALSRLEEILF is encoded by the coding sequence ATCGTTCTATCCTCCGTAGCAGGAGGAGGCAAATCCACACTTATTCAAATGATCCGAGTCAAACATCCTGATTTGGCTTTTTCAGTTTCTTGTACTACGAGGGCTCCACGTCCAGGAGACAAGGAAGGAGTAACGTATTTTTTCCTAAGCAAAGAAAAATTTGAATCCGGAATTGATAAGGGAGAATTTTTAGAATGGGCCAAGGTCCATGATAATTATTACGGAACTCCCGCAATATTCGTAAACCAATGTATGTCTGCAGGTAAATCAGTGATTATGGATCTGGATGTGCAGGGAGCAGCTCAAGTAAAACAAAAGCTTGGAAAAGAAGCGATCACAATCTTTATACTTCCTCCAAATGAAGAAGAATGGGAAAAAAGACTGCGCGGCAGAGGAACTGATTCAGAAGAAAGTATCCTAAAACGTATCAAGAACGGAAAAGAAGAGCTGGCTCATAAAGACGAATTCGATCATATTATAGTGAATGATACGTTGGAACATGCACTTTCTCGTTTGGAAGAAATTTTATTTTAA
- a CDS encoding DUF3089 domain-containing protein, whose protein sequence is MKFLYNSFFISIISIFSFQCIYLIKPRKDFEESKNLISPDYSKSEFWAALPDKKDNADLVPGNSGLKENQSLAEADTFYIHPTTLLLRPKYWNGDLKDEDLNDRTDKHPIKTQASAFNECCKVYAPRYRQAAFFVFTKDVPESEAALDFAFQDVKASFLYYMKNWNKGRPYIIASHSQGTRHSVRLLKEVISTNPEYKKNLVVSYSIGFPFKQEEAGLPVCSSSKDTGCVVGWNSYIWGNSPGRLLDRYGKDTVCVNPLSWKQDEEVSPKSENLGSVNRSFDQLVPGVADAKCNSGVLWIHEPEISRTPNLGKDGNLHTGDFHFFYANIRKNAKERLEAFQKKK, encoded by the coding sequence ATGAAGTTTTTATATAATTCTTTTTTTATTTCTATAATTTCGATTTTTAGTTTCCAATGTATCTATCTCATCAAGCCCAGAAAGGATTTTGAAGAGAGTAAAAATTTAATTTCTCCCGATTATTCTAAGTCCGAATTTTGGGCCGCTCTTCCAGATAAAAAAGATAATGCAGATCTTGTTCCTGGAAATTCAGGCTTAAAAGAAAATCAATCCTTAGCAGAGGCGGATACTTTTTATATTCATCCTACAACCTTACTTCTTCGGCCTAAATATTGGAACGGGGATCTAAAAGACGAGGACTTGAACGATAGAACTGATAAACATCCTATCAAAACCCAAGCAAGTGCATTTAATGAATGTTGTAAGGTTTATGCTCCCAGATATAGACAGGCTGCATTTTTTGTTTTTACAAAAGATGTTCCGGAAAGCGAGGCAGCATTAGATTTTGCATTCCAAGATGTGAAGGCTTCCTTTTTATATTATATGAAAAATTGGAATAAGGGCCGCCCATATATCATTGCTTCTCATAGCCAGGGCACAAGGCATTCTGTCCGTTTACTAAAAGAGGTGATCTCTACTAATCCAGAATATAAGAAAAATTTGGTAGTGAGTTATTCGATTGGATTTCCATTTAAACAAGAAGAGGCAGGTCTGCCAGTGTGTTCCAGTTCGAAAGATACAGGATGTGTAGTTGGTTGGAATTCCTATATTTGGGGAAATTCCCCAGGCAGATTATTGGACAGATATGGAAAAGACACTGTATGTGTGAATCCTCTCAGTTGGAAACAAGATGAAGAGGTGTCTCCCAAGTCTGAAAATTTAGGAAGTGTGAATCGAAGTTTTGATCAATTAGTCCCAGGTGTTGCGGATGCAAAATGTAATTCAGGAGTTTTGTGGATCCACGAACCTGAGATTTCGCGTACCCCAAACCTAGGAAAAGATGGAAATTTACATACTGGGGATTTTCATTTTTTCTATGCGAATATTAGAAAAAATGCAAAAGAAAGATTGGAAGCTTTTCAAAAGAAGAAGTAA
- a CDS encoding TOBE domain-containing protein gives MKKKTILFLSLLIISTGAIYAKSKKASAPTKSKYVSGEELVNNPGKAVGETVRVAGTVTHVLYKGNSIRFVVHFSGKPVVLDSDDYSLMNRVSVGSYVEVCGFYLKNKKLDLDGKRTDMPSIVIEQTYCTN, from the coding sequence ATGAAAAAGAAAACGATCCTATTTCTTTCACTATTGATAATTTCTACTGGAGCAATTTATGCTAAGAGCAAAAAAGCTTCTGCTCCCACAAAGTCGAAATATGTTTCTGGCGAAGAGTTAGTAAATAATCCAGGCAAAGCAGTAGGAGAAACTGTTCGGGTTGCAGGAACAGTGACTCATGTATTGTACAAAGGGAATTCTATCAGATTCGTAGTCCATTTCTCTGGAAAACCAGTTGTTTTAGATTCAGACGATTACAGTTTAATGAATCGAGTATCTGTTGGTTCTTATGTAGAAGTCTGCGGATTTTATCTAAAAAATAAAAAACTGGATCTAGACGGAAAAAGAACAGATATGCCTTCTATCGTTATAGAACAAACTTACTGTACGAATTAG
- a CDS encoding periplasmic-type flagellar collar protein FlbB, with protein MASLSDKARAVYLVLLIFFLVLIGFFAFHYFQIIDAAEIFPFLRTEPGLVNADSESPSELEKLEFRKEMERLAKDRDEISQKEDELKKEKERLEAELEKIEELKRGLTSKENELKSSESERNSRGKLVKVMAEKVANMPPDNAVQMLTNWPDKDIIDVFIQMDKDAEQDGRQTITTYLLTLFPAERRANITNKWLSRSDVIKAPESNSESEEL; from the coding sequence GTGGCAAGTTTAAGCGACAAAGCAAGAGCAGTATATCTAGTACTTCTGATCTTCTTCCTAGTGTTGATCGGATTTTTTGCGTTCCATTATTTTCAGATCATAGACGCTGCTGAAATTTTCCCTTTCTTAAGAACAGAACCAGGACTCGTAAATGCGGACTCAGAATCCCCTTCCGAATTAGAGAAGTTAGAATTCCGTAAAGAGATGGAAAGACTTGCTAAGGACAGAGATGAGATCTCTCAGAAAGAAGATGAATTAAAAAAGGAAAAAGAGCGCCTGGAAGCAGAACTCGAAAAAATCGAGGAACTCAAACGAGGTCTTACTTCTAAGGAGAATGAGCTCAAATCTTCTGAATCCGAAAGGAATAGCAGAGGTAAATTGGTTAAGGTTATGGCGGAGAAGGTTGCAAATATGCCTCCTGATAACGCAGTGCAGATGCTTACCAATTGGCCGGACAAAGACATCATAGACGTATTCATCCAAATGGATAAGGACGCAGAACAGGATGGTAGACAAACAATCACTACTTACCTTCTCACCTTATTCCCAGCAGAACGTAGGGCAAATATTACGAATAAATGGTTGTCCAGATCCGACGTGATCAAGGCTCCTGAATCCAATTCCGAGTCGGAAGAACTTTAA
- the fliJ gene encoding flagellar export protein FliJ, giving the protein MKRFQFRLEPVLRLKKIKEDQKLKELSELVAEVNQRQSEIDSNDARIHSLSATTLSGSTDLREYSYLQTYMRQLLTRNSELENEIRSFDEPVEKKRTEVSEARKEKKVLELLKENRFKEYMHSYRKAEKIQAEEQFLADLYRKQREEIYGDDRSKRDPKVFTYDTGGAERTGTEDAGLSELRKLYERYKK; this is encoded by the coding sequence ATGAAAAGATTCCAATTCAGACTCGAACCTGTACTTCGTTTAAAGAAGATCAAAGAGGACCAAAAACTCAAAGAACTTTCTGAACTTGTGGCCGAAGTCAACCAAAGACAGTCGGAAATAGATTCCAATGACGCAAGGATACATTCTTTATCTGCTACCACACTTTCAGGAAGTACAGACTTAAGAGAATATTCTTATTTACAAACTTATATGAGACAACTCTTAACTCGGAACTCCGAGTTAGAAAATGAGATCCGTTCCTTCGATGAACCGGTTGAAAAAAAAAGAACGGAAGTCTCAGAGGCAAGAAAAGAGAAGAAGGTACTGGAACTTCTAAAAGAAAACCGCTTCAAGGAGTATATGCACTCCTATAGAAAGGCGGAAAAAATCCAGGCAGAAGAGCAATTTTTAGCAGATCTTTATAGGAAACAGAGGGAGGAAATTTATGGGGATGATAGATCTAAACGGGATCCGAAAGTATTTACCTATGACACGGGAGGCGCTGAGCGCACCGGTACAGAAGATGCGGGACTTTCTGAACTCAGAAAACTTTACGAGCGTTATAAAAAGTGA
- a CDS encoding FliI/YscN family ATPase, producing the protein MIEKKFHEKVDVISKYFLILDRTETIRKSGRVVRVSGNVIYSEGPPDSKIGEIMEVQKAGTEGYLQCEIVGFENHVYTLMPLGPVEGVYPDAFVFSSGRSLNVPVGRELLGRVLNGVGRPIDKKGLIITSEEKSPEGESINPLDRPVIRDILLTGVRAIDGILTVGRGQRLGIFSGSGVGKSSLLGMIARFTNADVNVIALVGERGREVNEFLERDLGKEGLARSVVFAATSDAPKMEQVNCALLATSVAEYFREQGLHVNLMMDSLTRFAHANREISVSNHEPPITRGFSSSVFTKLAKLVERSGTSKSGGSITGFYTVLTDTDEMEDPIADAVRGYIDGHIILSRKMAERNHYPAIDIPASLSRVMQSIVDEDQFMRAGMIRELISTYNSVEELILLNAYVRGSDPKVDLAIRKKDKIDSYLKQRLMDRSLFPQTVSGLRDILKEEREEEEF; encoded by the coding sequence ATGATAGAGAAGAAGTTTCACGAAAAGGTAGACGTCATCTCCAAGTATTTCCTGATCTTGGACCGGACAGAAACCATCCGCAAATCCGGACGAGTCGTTCGTGTCTCCGGAAACGTAATCTATTCAGAAGGCCCCCCGGACTCCAAGATCGGAGAGATCATGGAAGTCCAAAAAGCAGGAACAGAAGGCTACCTGCAATGCGAGATCGTCGGTTTCGAAAATCATGTATATACACTAATGCCTCTTGGACCTGTGGAAGGTGTTTATCCTGATGCGTTTGTGTTTTCTTCAGGAAGAAGTTTGAATGTTCCAGTAGGAAGAGAATTACTCGGTCGTGTATTGAATGGTGTAGGACGTCCTATCGACAAAAAAGGACTCATCATCACTTCTGAAGAAAAATCTCCAGAAGGAGAAAGTATCAATCCTCTGGATCGACCAGTGATCCGGGACATTCTTCTTACAGGTGTAAGAGCAATAGATGGAATTTTAACTGTCGGTAGAGGACAAAGATTAGGGATCTTCTCCGGATCTGGTGTAGGAAAATCAAGCTTACTCGGTATGATCGCGAGATTTACTAACGCAGATGTAAACGTGATCGCACTCGTAGGAGAACGAGGCAGAGAGGTTAACGAATTTTTAGAAAGAGACCTAGGAAAAGAAGGTCTCGCAAGATCTGTAGTATTTGCCGCAACCTCCGATGCACCTAAGATGGAGCAGGTCAATTGCGCCCTACTCGCCACTTCCGTCGCGGAATATTTCAGAGAACAAGGACTTCATGTAAACTTAATGATGGATTCCTTGACCAGGTTTGCACATGCAAATAGAGAGATCTCTGTTTCTAACCATGAACCTCCAATCACAAGAGGTTTTAGTTCATCTGTTTTTACTAAATTAGCAAAACTTGTAGAACGTTCTGGTACCTCTAAATCAGGAGGAAGTATCACAGGGTTTTATACAGTCCTAACTGATACAGACGAGATGGAAGACCCTATCGCAGACGCCGTCCGTGGTTATATAGACGGTCATATCATTCTTTCTCGCAAAATGGCCGAAAGAAATCATTATCCTGCAATCGATATCCCTGCCTCTCTTTCCAGGGTAATGCAATCGATAGTTGACGAAGACCAGTTTATGAGAGCTGGTATGATCAGAGAACTAATCTCCACTTATAATTCAGTGGAAGAATTGATCTTATTGAATGCGTACGTAAGAGGATCAGATCCTAAAGTGGATCTTGCCATTCGCAAAAAAGATAAGATAGATTCTTATTTAAAACAAAGACTTATGGACAGAAGTCTTTTTCCACAAACAGTCAGCGGTTTAAGAGATATCTTAAAAGAAGAAAGAGAAGAAGAGGAATTTTAA
- the fliH gene encoding flagellar assembly protein FliH, giving the protein MAKLVFKPIQIADMQDQVELQIPDKYKKFHRDEDAEEFEVDQEGNIIEQYQGPSIEEIEAELNRYKEETEENIKTMLEDSRRKSEEIEEEGRKKAFQMIQDSKEKIKLEEDSGKAKAEQILERAKMEAERMIKEAEMKTAEIEHEAYLKGFEAGREVGFRKGQGEVRRLIDRLGTIVGKAIDIRAELIQASEKQMVEMILIIARKIIKDEIIERKEIVLNNIREALKRIKDRDRVDIRVNFADLEITTAHKDELIKLMESLRKVNIYEDSRVDRGGVIIETDVGAIDARISTQLKEIEEAIRNAEPI; this is encoded by the coding sequence ATGGCAAAACTAGTCTTCAAACCTATCCAAATCGCGGACATGCAGGATCAGGTAGAGCTGCAAATTCCGGACAAATATAAAAAATTCCATAGGGACGAAGACGCAGAAGAGTTCGAAGTCGACCAAGAAGGAAATATTATAGAGCAATACCAAGGTCCTTCTATTGAAGAGATTGAGGCAGAGCTTAACCGTTATAAAGAAGAAACGGAAGAAAATATCAAAACAATGCTCGAGGACTCCCGCCGCAAGTCGGAAGAAATCGAGGAAGAAGGTCGTAAAAAAGCCTTCCAAATGATCCAGGATTCCAAAGAGAAGATCAAACTCGAAGAGGATTCAGGTAAGGCCAAAGCGGAACAAATCTTGGAAAGAGCCAAGATGGAAGCCGAAAGAATGATCAAAGAAGCCGAGATGAAAACGGCAGAGATCGAACATGAGGCTTACTTAAAAGGATTTGAAGCCGGACGAGAAGTTGGTTTCAGAAAAGGACAAGGAGAAGTCCGACGCCTTATCGACCGTCTCGGAACAATCGTAGGTAAAGCGATCGATATCCGTGCGGAACTTATCCAAGCATCTGAAAAGCAGATGGTGGAGATGATCCTAATCATCGCTCGCAAGATCATCAAAGATGAGATCATCGAACGTAAAGAAATTGTACTCAATAATATTAGAGAAGCACTGAAACGTATCAAGGACAGGGACCGTGTGGATATCCGGGTCAACTTTGCAGACTTGGAGATCACCACAGCTCACAAAGACGAACTTATCAAACTTATGGAGTCCCTTCGCAAGGTCAATATCTACGAAGACTCTCGCGTCGACAGAGGCGGGGTCATCATCGAAACAGATGTTGGTGCCATCGATGCAAGGATCTCCACACAGCTCAAAGAAATCGAAGAAGCAATTCGAAATGCGGAGCCGATCTAA
- a CDS encoding FliG C-terminal domain-containing protein, whose amino-acid sequence MSILSGKRNRAGQLLRILGEHLPPEVFRHLGPQDTSKLLESFHKSSKVEAKQERELLGHFLEGLSSVPKEGIDQDTLALIQELETILKEDLVTEPEWSEELKSYTKEGLSKIVAGESADRIALIFCYADPDTSARVLEEFPEETQEEILLSIRNLDLSSAGLMDSLERFLRFKKEVLKSPQSGVPTRDKGGKRAAELLGKLDPQDSQKLFSRIREKSQSFAENINKHFFRMEDLMDLSREALNRFMGDIHPIVTATAFKGTEPETKQVLLERLDPSLASSIRLEEDSMGPVSLAEIETAQNGLLEIFKESVESGRIKFRRKN is encoded by the coding sequence ATGAGTATCCTGTCCGGAAAAAGAAACCGGGCGGGACAGCTCCTCCGAATCCTGGGGGAGCATCTTCCCCCGGAAGTGTTTCGCCACCTTGGGCCTCAGGACACATCGAAACTTTTAGAAAGTTTTCACAAGTCCAGCAAAGTAGAAGCGAAACAAGAAAGAGAACTTTTAGGTCACTTCTTAGAAGGACTCTCAAGCGTCCCGAAAGAAGGAATCGATCAAGACACCTTGGCTTTAATCCAAGAACTCGAAACGATCTTAAAAGAAGATTTGGTTACAGAGCCAGAATGGTCCGAGGAACTCAAATCTTATACCAAGGAAGGACTCTCCAAGATCGTAGCCGGAGAATCTGCAGACAGGATTGCACTCATATTCTGCTACGCGGATCCGGATACTTCTGCCAGAGTATTAGAAGAATTCCCGGAAGAGACCCAGGAGGAGATCCTACTTTCTATCCGAAATTTGGACCTTTCTTCTGCGGGACTTATGGACTCATTGGAGAGGTTTTTACGTTTCAAAAAGGAAGTCCTGAAATCCCCTCAGTCTGGAGTTCCTACCAGAGATAAGGGTGGCAAAAGAGCCGCGGAACTTTTGGGCAAATTGGACCCACAAGATTCCCAGAAATTATTCTCCAGGATACGCGAAAAGAGCCAGTCGTTTGCCGAAAATATAAATAAGCATTTCTTCCGAATGGAAGACCTAATGGATCTAAGCCGAGAGGCCCTAAACAGGTTTATGGGAGATATCCATCCAATCGTGACCGCGACAGCTTTTAAAGGCACCGAACCGGAAACGAAACAGGTTTTACTGGAAAGGTTAGATCCTTCTCTTGCCTCCTCCATTCGTTTGGAAGAAGATTCTATGGGCCCGGTTTCCCTCGCAGAGATTGAAACCGCTCAAAACGGACTACTTGAAATTTTTAAGGAATCCGTAGAATCAGGAAGAATCAAGTTCCGGAGAAAGAACTAA
- the fliF gene encoding flagellar basal-body MS-ring/collar protein FliF gives MPEQLQKILNNIKEFFNSLDTTKKLILGGVAITVVVALGLLTTVSSQKNKTILFQNMTAKDFAEVTKKLDSMGYSYSTGDTSIVSVDPEQRQEIITKLAQENLIPAGVQGWELFNVEKFTETQFDKDIKKYRALKGAIEQSLMTLRPVDKAFVNIAIPEDELFNSNASPVKASVILHFIPGVEGISKKEVKGIVNLVSRAVPKLKPENVVVADADGKIISDFEEDLEKERLELRVVQEKLRIQEEQRIQRLIDVRNTLRWFLGGEDRVDITRFEYMLNWDKESYKDNQVSPVIERPDDPNTPYSELKIVDGYSLKVSSKETSEQFTGRGFTPDGPAGTEPNLPPGYKDTDYQKADYKKTENINNFEFNRRVSEVQKQPWKIEKVNLSVVVDGQWTKKENADGTGYDRTYIPVSDEDIRTVRKNLEAAVGIDKARGDQISVISIAKDRSAQFAAEDEELRKQKAIRQMVIASLIIVLFLILTILIYRAIKKEIARRRRLREEELAAMQQMMREAALRVMDDGSAEVELSLDEKLRRELLENAINLAREKPEEVAQLLRTWLSEEEAT, from the coding sequence ATGCCCGAGCAATTACAAAAGATTCTGAATAATATCAAGGAGTTCTTCAACTCTTTAGATACGACAAAGAAACTGATTTTAGGTGGAGTGGCGATCACTGTGGTCGTTGCCTTAGGGCTTCTGACAACCGTTTCCTCTCAAAAGAACAAGACTATCTTGTTCCAGAACATGACTGCGAAGGATTTCGCAGAGGTTACCAAAAAATTGGACTCCATGGGCTATTCTTATAGCACTGGGGACACAAGTATCGTGAGTGTGGATCCGGAACAAAGGCAAGAGATCATCACTAAACTTGCCCAAGAGAACCTGATCCCTGCGGGTGTGCAAGGATGGGAACTCTTCAACGTGGAGAAATTCACCGAGACACAGTTCGACAAGGACATCAAAAAGTATAGGGCATTAAAAGGAGCCATCGAGCAATCCTTGATGACACTAAGGCCTGTAGACAAAGCATTCGTAAACATTGCAATACCGGAAGATGAACTGTTTAACTCGAATGCTTCTCCAGTAAAAGCCTCAGTCATTTTACATTTTATCCCTGGAGTCGAAGGGATTTCCAAAAAAGAAGTTAAAGGTATCGTAAACTTGGTTTCCAGAGCGGTCCCTAAACTCAAACCGGAAAACGTAGTAGTCGCAGATGCAGACGGCAAGATCATCTCCGACTTCGAAGAAGACTTAGAAAAAGAAAGATTAGAGCTTAGAGTTGTACAAGAAAAATTGAGGATCCAAGAAGAACAAAGGATCCAAAGATTGATCGATGTAAGAAACACTCTTCGTTGGTTTTTAGGCGGAGAAGATAGAGTAGATATCACTCGCTTTGAGTATATGTTGAATTGGGACAAGGAATCTTATAAAGATAACCAAGTTTCTCCAGTAATCGAAAGACCGGATGATCCAAATACTCCTTACTCTGAATTAAAGATCGTAGACGGTTATAGCTTAAAAGTTTCTTCCAAAGAAACCAGCGAACAATTCACAGGAAGAGGTTTCACTCCGGACGGACCAGCTGGAACAGAGCCTAACCTTCCTCCTGGTTATAAAGACACTGATTATCAAAAAGCAGATTATAAGAAAACTGAGAATATTAATAACTTCGAATTTAACAGAAGAGTAAGCGAAGTCCAAAAACAACCTTGGAAGATTGAAAAAGTAAATCTCTCTGTGGTGGTTGACGGTCAGTGGACTAAAAAAGAGAACGCAGACGGAACAGGTTACGACAGAACTTATATCCCAGTTTCTGACGAAGACATTAGAACTGTTCGTAAAAACTTAGAAGCAGCAGTAGGTATAGACAAAGCAAGAGGAGACCAAATCTCCGTAATCAGCATTGCTAAAGATCGCTCCGCTCAATTCGCTGCAGAAGACGAAGAATTAAGAAAACAGAAAGCGATCCGCCAAATGGTAATCGCATCGTTAATCATAGTATTATTCTTAATACTCACTATCCTCATCTACAGAGCGATCAAAAAAGAGATCGCAAGACGCCGCAGACTCCGCGAAGAAGAACTTGCAGCAATGCAGCAGATGATGAGAGAAGCAGCTCTCCGAGTCATGGACGACGGAAGCGCAGAAGTCGAACTCTCTCTGGACGAAAAACTCAGAAGAGAACTTCTCGAAAACGCGATCAATCTCGCCAGGGAAAAACCGGAAGAAGTCGCACAACTTCTACGCACCTGGTTATCTGAAGAGGAAGCGACCTAA
- a CDS encoding TrmH family RNA methyltransferase — protein sequence MKLTQEHSNFINLEEAKQLEEYFKTLISAEKVSKIQEVASFRTKYLTIVMEDIFQPYNASAPVRTSECLGLTEMHVVENRNSYKPNEGISLGAQKWIQIHRYQKPNFDNTRHCISGLKEKGYRVIATSPHTLENSYELDTLPLDKPSAILFGSEEKGLSSYSMGEADVFLKLPMYGFTESYNISVTVAIVLSHLAFRLRKEVPNWSLTEEEQVHIRNSYYKKVLYKGNLVESDLLQRIRSEAARVQ from the coding sequence ATGAAACTCACCCAAGAACATTCAAATTTTATAAATCTAGAAGAGGCAAAACAGTTAGAAGAATATTTTAAAACTTTAATATCAGCGGAGAAGGTCTCCAAGATCCAAGAAGTCGCTTCTTTTCGTACAAAGTACTTAACAATTGTAATGGAAGATATATTCCAACCTTATAATGCTAGTGCTCCCGTACGAACTTCCGAATGTTTAGGCTTAACTGAAATGCACGTAGTAGAAAATCGGAACTCTTATAAACCTAATGAAGGTATCTCTCTAGGCGCTCAAAAATGGATCCAAATTCATCGATACCAAAAGCCAAATTTCGATAATACTAGACATTGTATAAGCGGTTTAAAGGAGAAGGGTTATCGTGTAATCGCAACTTCTCCTCATACATTAGAAAATTCTTACGAATTAGATACTTTACCCTTGGATAAACCTAGTGCCATACTTTTCGGATCAGAAGAAAAAGGATTATCTTCTTACTCAATGGGAGAAGCAGACGTATTCCTTAAACTTCCTATGTACGGTTTTACAGAAAGTTATAATATTTCAGTTACAGTGGCAATTGTACTTTCCCACCTTGCATTTAGATTAAGGAAAGAAGTTCCGAACTGGTCCTTAACCGAAGAGGAACAGGTTCATATTCGAAATTCTTATTATAAAAAAGTACTATATAAAGGAAATTTAGTAGAATCTGACCTATTACAAAGGATCAGATCCGAAGCAGCAAGGGTCCAATAA
- a CDS encoding DUF4349 domain-containing protein: MEQFSSVSKFIKKFSLVFAGIFAFLFIFRLIYSYAVGPETNIINQEQGSSINFDYGRKNYASEKFYAPQDKAPISASSQKYEKVAAVSSKTSEFDENEKKTRKMVEDVKGVIQYEQRSGLAGKRTLQLGIGVNPDKFDSVVESIQTIGTIDSISVNKTDKTNEYKNITATRISLEKSKAGLLSLKGRNGKIEELISLEKEILEIEGKIQDLGVKLGEFDQENEFCTIKFTLKETGAVAGGFITFLKKCKISLEWTIKYGLLFSFLYTFAAVGGWITWFFGVKILAYLRSKGIL; the protein is encoded by the coding sequence ATGGAACAATTCAGCAGCGTTTCTAAATTTATTAAAAAGTTTTCACTCGTATTTGCGGGTATTTTTGCATTTCTATTTATATTTCGACTTATCTACAGTTATGCAGTCGGTCCTGAAACAAATATTATAAACCAAGAACAAGGTTCTTCTATCAATTTTGATTATGGGCGTAAGAATTACGCTTCTGAAAAATTTTATGCGCCTCAGGACAAGGCTCCAATTTCTGCATCTTCTCAAAAATATGAGAAGGTAGCAGCAGTTTCTTCCAAAACTTCTGAGTTTGATGAAAACGAAAAGAAAACTCGTAAGATGGTAGAAGATGTAAAAGGTGTGATCCAATACGAACAAAGATCTGGTCTTGCTGGCAAAAGAACATTGCAGTTGGGTATAGGAGTTAACCCAGACAAGTTTGATTCTGTGGTAGAATCTATACAGACTATAGGCACAATAGATTCAATTTCTGTGAATAAAACAGATAAAACAAACGAATACAAAAATATCACTGCTACCAGGATTTCTTTAGAAAAATCTAAAGCAGGACTTTTGAGTTTAAAAGGTAGAAACGGTAAAATAGAAGAATTGATTTCTTTAGAAAAAGAAATTTTAGAAATAGAAGGTAAGATCCAAGACCTAGGAGTGAAGTTAGGAGAATTCGATCAAGAGAACGAATTTTGCACGATCAAATTTACATTAAAAGAAACAGGTGCAGTCGCTGGAGGATTTATTACTTTTTTAAAGAAATGTAAAATATCCTTAGAGTGGACTATCAAATACGGATTATTATTCTCTTTCCTCTACACATTTGCAGCAGTAGGGGGATGGATCACCTGGTTCTTTGGTGTAAAAATCCTGGCTTACTTAAGATCTAAGGGAATTCTTTAA